In the Populus trichocarpa isolate Nisqually-1 chromosome 1, P.trichocarpa_v4.1, whole genome shotgun sequence genome, one interval contains:
- the LOC18110307 gene encoding LOW QUALITY PROTEIN: disease resistance protein RPM1 (The sequence of the model RefSeq protein was modified relative to this genomic sequence to represent the inferred CDS: deleted 1 base in 1 codon): protein MTEGLVTFLLSKLADFIQEEERLLTGVKAEAEYIRDELEFMVVFLRAADAMEEKDDGLKVLVQKVRDVAYDMEDTLDHFRLRLTHDHGDKFCSSVQTISNSIITLKARRQIASKIQALKSRVINISEAHRRYLIRNNIMEPSSSSTHTPRVARPGNIVEEANIVGIEKPKKLLIGWLVRGRSEREVISWLEWVVWVKPHWVWITLSPSFKEEDLLKDIIQQLFRVLQKNVPQGMDNDRLKTAINRFLQKKRYLIVLDDVWHADAWDAFEPVFPNNSRGSHILLTTRKTEVALTACIEFPDKVYNLDPLSPEESWTLFCKMVFQNSHCPEHLKNVSERILGRCEGLPLAIEAMSGVLATRDRSKIDEWEKVCLSLGAGFEDNNRMRNALKILSLSYYDLPYYLKSCLLYFSMFPEGIPIQRMRLIRLWIAEGFVKGREGMTSEEVAEDFLNELIKRSLVQVVEATSYGQVKTCRIHDLLREILITKAKEQDFVAIAKEQNMIWSEKVRRVSIHNDMPSMRRIHVASRLRSLLVFWGKDYFPGPPKFISPSRSRLLTVLDMEGTPLKEFPNEVVSLIFLKYLSLRNTKVNSVPSSISKLQNLESLDLKHAQVTELPVDILKLQKLRHLLVYRYETHESDDQIRNKHGFKAPAQIGNLLSVQKLCFLEADQGQKLMSELGRLIHLRRLGILKFRKEDGKDLCSSIDKLTNLRALSVTSITESEVIDLEYLSSPPQFLQRLYLTGRLERLPDWILSLDSLVKLVLKWSRLREDPLLFLQNLPNLVHLELIQVYSGEALHFSNEGFEKLKVLGLNKLERLKSITVQKGALPSLQKLVVQGCKLLQKVPSGIKHLAKLKTLDFFDMPYDFVKRLRPDGTAQRAGRTFLQKSVVQFIKIVQILPFDAPNDFIRRLHPDGDGEDYHEVRNVPEIYCTYQKNGNWEIYYNYARPDILLKRQPDWKP from the exons ATGACAGAAGGTTTGGTGACCTTCTTACTTAGTAAGCTTGCAGATTTTATCCAAGAAGAGGAGCGACTATTGACAGGTGTTAAGGCAGAAGCTGAGTACATCAGGGATGAACTAGAGTTCATGGTGGTCTTTCTAAGAGCTGCAGATGCGATGGAAGAGAAAGATGATGGACTTAAAGTGTTAGTGCAGAAAGTGAGAGATGTTGCGTATGACATGGAAGATACTCTTGATCATTTCAGGCTGCGTCTCACACATGATCATGGGGATAAGTTCTGTTCTTCTGTTCAAACAATTTCCAACTCCATCATCACTTTAAAAGCTCGGCGTCAAATTGCTTCAAAAATCCAAGCACTCAAAAGCCGAGTTATAAATATCTCAGAGGCACATCGGAGATATTTAATCAGGAACAAcataatggagccaagctcgaGCTCCACCCACACACCAAGGGTGGCCAGGCCAGGGAATATAGTTGAAGAAGCAAATATAGTTGGCATTGAAAAGCCCAAAAAGCTTCTTATTGGGTGGCTTGTCAGAGGCAGATCCGAACGTGAAGTGATATCA TGGTTGGAATGGGTGGTTTGGGTAAAACCACATTG GGTTTGGATCACTCTCTCTCCATCTTTCAAGGAAGAGGACCTTCTAAAAGATATAATTCAACAGCTCTTCCGTGTGCTCCAGAAAAATGTTCCTCAAGGAATGGACAACGATAGGCTAAAGACGGCAATCAATAGATTCCTTCAGAAAAAAAGGTATCTCATTGTGTTAGATGATGTGTGGCATGCTGATGCCTGGGATGCTTTTGAACCTGTGTTCCCAAACAACAGTCGTGGTAGCCATATATTGCTGACAACGCGAAAAACTGAAGTAGCCCTTACTGCCTGCATAGAATTCCCAGATAAAGTGTACAATTTGGATCCATTATCTCCAGAAGAGTCTTGGACTTTGTTTTGCAAGATGGTATTTCAAAACAGCCACTGCCCAGAACATTTGAAGAACGTTTCAGAAAGAATTCTGGGAAGATGTGAAGGACTGCCGCTTGCTATTGAGGCTATGAGTGGTGTTCTTGCGACGAGGGACAGGAGTAAAATAGACGAATGGGAAAAGGTGTGCCTTAGTCTTGGTGCTGGATTCGAAGACAACAACAGAATGAGGAATGCGTTGAAGATACTATCACTCAGTTACTATGATTTACCTTATTATCTCAAATCCTGTTTGTTGTACTTCAGCATGTTCCCTGAGGGCATACCGATTCAGCGTATGAGACTTATTCGATTGTGGATAGCAGAAGGGTTTGTGAAAGGAAGGGAGGGAATGACATCAGAGGAGGTTGCAGAAGATTTTTTGAATGAGCTCATAAAAAGAAGTTTGGTCCAAGTGGTAGAAGCAACCAGTTATGGACAAGTTAAAACATGCCGCATCCACGACCTTCTCCGTGAGATACTGATTACAAAGGCAAAAGAGCAAGATTTCGTTGCGATAGCCAAGGAACAGAACATGATTTGGTCTGAAAAGGTCCGCCGTGTATCGATACATAACGACATGCCAAGCATGCGACGAATACATGTTGCATCTCGCCTCCGTTCATTGTTGGTGTTCTGGGGAAAAGATTATTTTCCCGGGCCTCCTAAATTTATTTCGCCTTCTCGTTCAAGGCTGCTTACCGTGTTAGATATGGAAGGCACGCCTTTAAAGGAATTTCCAAATGAAGTGGTCAGCCTCATCTTTTTAAAGTATCTAAGTTTGAGGAATACCAAGGTGAATTCCGTTCCAAGCTCAATTAGCAAGCTTCAGAACCTGGAAAGTTTGGATTTAAAGCATGCCCAGGTCACTGAGTTGCCTGTTGACATTCTGAAGCTCCAAAAGCTTCGCCACCTGCTAGTGTATCGCTATGAAACTCATGAGTCTGATGATCAAATTCGCAACAAACACGGTTTCAAGGCACCAGCTCAGATAGGAAATCTACTTTCAGTACAAAAGCTTTGCTTCCTAGAAGCAGACCAAGGCCAGAAACTTATGTCAGAACTGGGAAGATTGATTCATTTGAGAAGGTTAGGCATTCTAAAGTTCCGGAAGGAAGATGGGAAGGATTTATGCTCCTCCATTGATAAGCTGACGAACCTTCGTGCATTGTCTGTTACTTCAATAACAGAGAGCGAGGTCATTGATCTGGAGTACTTATCTTCTCCTCCTCAATTTCTTCAGCGACTATACTTGACAGGACGTTTAGAGAGGTTACCAGACTGGATACTCTCACTTGATAGTTTGGTCAAGTTGGTTTTAAAATGGAGTCGCTTACGTGAAGATCCGCTGCTATTTCTTCAGAATTTGCCCAATCTGGTGCACCTTGAATTAATACAAGTTTATAGTGGCGAAGCATTGCATTTCAGTAATGAAGGATTCGAAAAGCTTAAGGTTTTGGGTCTAAACAAATTAGAACGGCTCAAATCTATAACCGTGCAGAAGGGAGCATTGCCTTCTCTCCAGAAGCTAGTTGTCCAGGGTTGTAAACTACTGCAGAAGGTGCCCTCTGGAATCAAACACCTCGCTAAGCTCaaaacacttgatttttttgacaTGCCGTATGATTTTGTCAAGAGGCTACGGCCTGATGGAACTGCACAGAGAGCGGGAAGGACTTTTCTCCAAAAGTCAGTTGTCCAATTCATTAAAATAGTGCAGATTCTTCCATTTGATGCGCCCAACGATTTCATCAGGAGGCTCCATCCGGATGGAGATGGTGAAGATTATCATGAGGTTCGAAATGTGCCTGAGATTTACTGCACCTATCAGAAAAATGGCAATTGGGAAATCTACTACAATTATGCAAGACCAGACATTCTTTTGAAAAGGCAACCTGATTGGAAGCCATGA
- the LOC127905742 gene encoding disease resistance protein RPM1-like: MAESAVTFLLDKLAPLFENELQLLRGGREEIVYVRGELERIRAFLRVADTLEESDEEVKVWVKQIRDVAHETEDILDEFTILLAHDHASGLYGLIHKMSCCIKNMKARYRIASQIKAMNSRIRNISDGHRRLRQKFFVAEHGSSSASTGWQDRREDALLLDMTDLVGIEERKSKLVGWLVDGRSGREVVSLAGMGGLGKTTLAKQVYDDAEVKKHFSVHAWITVSRSYKMEELLKDILQQLFAADRKPVPKNLESQNSSQLKSIIKEVLQKRRYLIVLDDVWHVNEWDAVKYALPTNNCGSRVMLTTRNADLAFTSRIESEGKVYNLEPLLPEESWTLFCRKTFRGNSCPHHLEDICKNILRKCEGLPLAIVAISGVLAAKDKRRIDEWEMVRRSLGAEIEDNNKLLNLKKVLSLSFNDLPYYLKSCFLYVSIFPEDHLIEHTKLIRLWVAEGFVEAKYGKELEDVAEDYFNELLNRSLLQVAETASDGRVKTCRPHDLLREIIISKSRDQNFAVIAKDQNAMWPDKIRRLSIHYTVRNVQLNRCVSQLRSLFMFGVVEKSPLRTLFPNGFRLLHVLDLQGAPIKMFPVQVINLYYLRYLSLKETKVSIVPSYIGKLQHLETLDLKHTYVTELPDEILKLQRLRHLLVYRYKFESYAHFHSKNGFKALEKIGQLQSLQKLCFVEANHGNGNIVNLSRLTKLRRLGVVKLRREDGKSLCSSIENLRNLRALSLLSVEEDEILDLEHLFSPPPLLQRLYLTGRLETLPHWIPNLESLVRVHLKWSRLKGDPLESLQVLPNLVHLELLQVYEGDTLCFKVGGFKKLKLLGIDKFDELRCVEVEVGALPRVEKLSIQRCKLLEKAPLGIEHLTKLKVLEFFDMPRELIKTLLSHEQGGDYWRVAHIPEVYSTYWRDGGWEVYSLESFNDSSRPSPVIRSQELHTRWK, from the exons TGCTCATGAAACTGAAGATATTCTGGATGAGTTCACAATTCTCCTGGCACATGATCATGCGAGTGGACTCTATGGTTTGATCCATAAGATGTCATGCTGCATCAAAAATATGAAGGCTCGTTATCGAATTGCTTCGCAAATAAAAGCCATGAACTCAAGAATCAGAAATATCTCGGATGGCCATCGCAGACTCCGTCAAAAGTTCTTCGTAGCTGAACATGGTTCGAGTTCCGCTAGCACAGGCTGGCAGGACCGAAGAGAAGATGCCCTTCTTCTAGACATGACTGATCTAGTGGGAATCGAGGAGCGCAAAAGCAAGCTTGTTGGTTGGCTTGTCGATGGTCGTTCAGGACGTGAAGTAGTTTCGCTTGCTGGGATGGGAGGGCTGGGAAAAACCACCTTGGCAAAGCAAGTCTATGATGATGCAGAAGTGAAGAAACATTTCAGTGTCCATGCCTGGATTACAGTGTCTCGATCTTACAAGATGGAAGAACTACTTAAAGACATTCTTCAACAACTCTTTGCTGCAGATAGGAAGCCAGTCCCCAAAAATTTAGAGAGCCAGAACAGCAGTCAGCTAAAATCAATAATCAAAGAGGTCCTGCAGAAAAGAAGGTACCTAATAGTCCTGGATGATGTATGGCACGTAAATGAGTGGGATGCTGTCAAGTATGCCTTGCCAACCAACAACTGCGGCAGCCGGGTCATGCTCACTACACGCAATGCTGATCTAGCCTTCACCTCTCGCATAGAATCAGAAGGCAAGGTCTATAACTTGGAGCCCTTGCTTCCAGAAGAGTCGTGGACTCTTTTCTGCAGGAAGACATTCCGGGGGAATTCATGTCCTCATCATTTGGAGGATATTTGTAAGAATATCTTGAGAAAATGCGAGGGGCTTCCACTTGCAATTGTGGCAATCAGTGGCGTTCTTGCTGCAAAGGACAAGCGAAGGATAGATGAATGGGAAATGGTTCGACGTAGTCTTGGTGCTGAAATTGAGGACAATAATAAGCTTCTCAATCTGAAAAAGGTGCTTTCTCTCAGTTTCAATGATCTTCCGTACTATCTAAAGTCTTGTTTCTTGTATGTGAGCATCTTTCCAGAGGATCATCTAATTGAACATACGAAACTTATTCGTCTATGGGTTGCGGAAGGATTTGTGGAAGCAAAATATGGAAAGGAGTTAGAAGATGTTGCAGAGGACTATTTCAATGAACTCCTAAACAGAAGCCTGTTGCAAGTGGCGGAGACAGCTAGTGACGGAAGGGTCAAAACATGTCGCCCCCATGACCTCCTGCGAGAGATTATCATTTCAAAGTCAAGAGACCAGAACTTTGCAGTTATAGCCAAGGATCAAAATGCAATGTGGCCAGACAAAATTCGGCGTCTATCGATACACTACACAGTGCGAAACGTACAACTGAATAGGTGCGTCTCTCAGTTGCGTTCTTTGTTCATGTTTGGGGTGGTAGAGAAGTCGCCCCTACGAACCTTGTTTCCTAATGGTTTTAGGCTGCTTCACGTGCTGGATTTGCAAGGTGCTCCAATAAAAATGTTTCCAGTTCAAGTTATCAACCTGTATTACCTTAGGTATCTAAGTTTGAAGGAAACTAAGGTAAGTATAGTCCCATCCTATATAGGGAAACTTCAACACCTAGAGACCTTGGATCTCAAACACACGTATGTCACTGAATTGCCCGATGAGATCTTGAAGCTACAACGACTTCGTCATCTCCTGGTTTATCGCTATAAATTTGAGTCTTACGCACACTTCCACTCGAAGAATGGTTTCAAGGCTCTTGAGAAAATAGGACAACTGCAATCCCTACAAAAACTATGTTTTGTTGAGGCAAACCACGGCAATGgtaatattgttaatttgagTAGG CTAACTAAACTGAGAAGGTTAGGTGTTGTAAAGTTGAGAAGGGAAGATGGTAAGTCTTTATGTTCATCTATCGAGAATCTTAGAAACCTCCGCGCCTTGTCTCTACTTTCAGTAGAAGAGGATGAGATTCTTGATCTTGAGCACCTTTTCTCTCCTCCTCCGCTACTTCAGCGGTTGTACTTGACAGGACGCTTAGAGACACTGCCACACTGGATACCTAATCTAGAAAGCCTTGTCAGAGTTCATTTGAAATGGAGCCGCTTAAAGGGTGATCCCCTGGAATCTCTTCAGGTTCTTCCCAATCTTGTGCATCTTGAATTACTTCAAGTTTATGAAGGAGATACCTTGTGTTTCAAGGTGGGAGGGTTTAAGAAACTCAAGCTTTTAGGTATTGATAAATTTGACGAGCTAAGATGCGTGGAAGTGGAGGTGGGTGCGCTGCCTCGCGTGGAAAAGTTGAGCATTCAGCGCTGTAAATTGCTGGAGAAGGCACCATTAGGCATTGAGCATCTGACAAAGCTGAAAGTGCTAGAGTTTTTCGACATGCCTCGAGAACTAATCAAGACACTTCTTTCACATGAACAAGGGGGAGATTATTGGAGAGTCGCGCACATCCCAGAAGTATACTCAACCTACTGGAGAGATGGGGGATGGGAGGTCTATTCTCTGGAGAGTTTCAACGACTCTTCCCGGCCAAGTCCCGTCATAAGGAGCCAGGAGCTTCATACTCGCTGGAAATGA
- the LOC127905740 gene encoding uncharacterized protein LOC127905740 — translation MKQSGEPIEKYYNDLQGLWREIDFRRPNPMNCVHDIQKYNTLLQEDRVYTFLDGLDDRLDKIRSDVLQLKPFPTVEQAYAHVRREDIRQAVMLSNRGNIPDAAAMISRGMRTGSQNKFTLQVAKTGNSSSHGGKFNPAKTKGHVEGGNDGCSHCGNLKHTRETCFKIHGYPEWWTELKARKQKEAAGGTGRAAMVNSAPINPEATLSLVPLVESKEDKAASLGNPGYSHEGDHWAWY, via the exons ATGAAACAATCGGGAGAACCAATTGAAAAATACTACAATGATCTCCAAGGCTTATGGAGGGAGATTGACTTTCGTCGTCCAAACCCGATGAATTGTGTTCATGATATACAAAAATACAACACTCTCTTGCAAGAGGATCGGGTGTACACCTTTCTTGATGGATTAGATGACAGGCTTGATAAAATCAGGAGTGATGTGTTGCAACTGAAACCATTTCCAACTGTAGAACAGGCGTATGCCCATGTCCGGAGGGAAGACATAAGGCAGGCCGTGATGCTGTCCAACAGAGGAAATATTCCAGATGCTGCTGCAATGATCTCTAGAGGTATGAGAACTGGTtcacaaaacaaatttacattGCAGGTAGCCAAGACTGGAAACTCCTCTTCACATGGGGGGAAATTTAATCCTGCAAAAACTAAGGGCCATGTAGAAGGAGGAAACGATGGATGCTCTCACTGTGGGAACTTGAAACACACCCGTGAGACATGTTTTAAAATACATGGCTACCCCGAATGGTGGACAGAACTCAAGgcacgaaaacaaaaagaagctgcTGGTGGAACTGGAAGAGCAGCCATGGTTAATTCAGCCCCTATAAATCCAGAAGCCACCCTTTCACTCGTCCCACTTGTTGAATCAAAGGAGGACAAGGCAGCCTCTCTCGGTAATCCAG GATATTCTCACGAAGGAGATCATTGGGCGTGGTACTAA